A section of the Labrus bergylta chromosome 21, fLabBer1.1, whole genome shotgun sequence genome encodes:
- the si:dkey-121b10.7 gene encoding heparan sulfate glucosamine 3-O-sulfotransferase 6, which produces MGCSVWRAAFNFGHLKVQSKLSVFFTMIILFTYLFYCLNGFCDSLPRPVYDQQSSSQNKMILNDGPSLQKPGAHNASQVSFVRGQLADLSNSDAKSNISIANSFGSKKFPQAIIIGVKKGGTRALLEFLRIHPDVRAVGAEPHFFDRFYDKGLTWYRNLMPRTLEGQITMEKTPSYFITKEAPRRVFSMSRHAKLIVVVRDPVTRAVSDYTQTLTKSPGLPSFENLAFRNTTTGLIDTSWSAVRIGIYAKHLENWLHFFPLSSFLFVSGERLVTDPAGEMGRVQDFLGLKRVVTDKHFYFNQTKGFPCLKKPEGSSRPRCLGKSKGRPHPQIPSEVLLRLRDFYRPFNLKFYQMTGQDFGWD; this is translated from the exons ATGGGATGTAGTGTATGGAGAGCTGCGTTCAACTTTGGACACCTGAAGGTGCAGTCCAAGCTGTCCGTCTTTTTTACCATGATAATACTCTTCACATACCTCTTCTACTGCCTCAACGGATTCTGTGACTCCTTACCCAGGCCTGTTTACGACCAACAGAGCAGcagtcaaaataaaatgatcctAAATGATGGACCGTCACTGCAGAAGCCCGGTGCGCATAACGCGTCTCAGGTGTCGTTTGTCCGGGGACAGCTGGCGGACTTGTCGAACAGCGATGCCAAATCTAACATCTCGATAGCAAATAGTTTCGGGAGCAAAAAGTTTCCTCAGGCCATCATCATCGGGGTGAAGAAAGGTGGCACTCGGGCTCTGCTGGAGTTCCTGCGCATCCATCCGGACGTGAGAGCCGTCGGAGCAGAGCCACACTTCTTTGACCGCTTCTACGACAAAGGGCTGACGTGGTACAG GAACCTGATGCCTCGTACTCTAGAGGGTCAGATCACGATGGAGAAGACCCCCAGCTACTTCATCACCAAAGAAGCCCCTCGTCGTGTCTTCTCCATGAGCCGCCACGCTAAGCTCATCGTGGTGGTGCGCGACCCCGTAACCCGGGCCGTCTCTGATTACACCCAGACTTTAACCAAATCTCCCGGGCTGCCATCCTTCGAGAACCTGGCTTTTAGAAACACCACCACGGGCCTCATCGACACCTCCTGGAGCGCTGTACGCATCGGCATCTACGCCAAACACCTTGAGAACTGGCTGCACTTTTTCCCGCTCTCGAGCTTCCTCTTTGTCAGCGGCGAGCGCCTCGTGACGGACCCGGCGGGCGAAATGGGCCGCGTCCAGGACTTCCTGGGACTGAAACGCGTGGTGACCGACAAGCACTTCTACTTCAACCAGACCAAAGGTTTCCCCTGCCTAAAGAAGCCCGAGGGGAGCAGCAGGCCGCGCTGCCTGGGGAAGTCGAAAGGCAGACCCCATCCCCAGATCCCCTCAGAAGTCCTCCTCAGGCTCAGAGACTTCTACAGACCCTTCAATCTCAAGTTTTACCAAATGACCGGCCAAGATTTTGGCTGGGACTGA